In Bacteroidales bacterium, the genomic window TTTTTACGGTTCCGTCAGGTTCGGGAATTGCGCCACACGAAAACACAACATTGGGCACATAGCCCGTAATTTCGTAGGTTTCCTCCGGCTGAAGAATCCATTCATCGCCTACTGCTATTATTTTTGCAGGATTATTTAAATCGTGCAAAGCAACACCAAGCCGATAAACACTGCCCGACATGGTTGGGTAAACACCATGATAAATATTGAGCCATCCGCGCGGAGTTTTAATGGGCGTTGCACCGGGCCCGATTTTCATTTCATCCCAATGATACTGCACGGGCTTCATTATCAATTCCGAATCTCCCCAATACCTCAGGTCGGGCGAAAAAGAAATCCAGATAGCCCAGGGCGAAATGTCGGAATGAGGACGATCCAGGCGCGCATACAATCCGTTAAACTTTTCGGGGAAAATTACCACATTTCTAAAATCGGCTTCGGTAATCATCGAAAATCGTTCTACGGATTGAAAATCTTTGGTTTTTGCCAGTCCAATCCTCACACCATGCTGCGAATAAGCACTGTAGGTGATTAGGTACTCACCATCGATAAATACAATGCGGGGATCTTCTACTCCATAAGCTTCGTAGGTTTTAAAAACTCCTTCGGTAGCAGGTGTTAAAAACGGTTCTGAATCTACCTTAAAATTAAACCCATCGCTACTCACAGCTTTTCCAATAATGCTCCGACCATTTAGGTTGTGTGACCTAAAAAGCATGATGTATTCGTCATTGTGTTTTGCCATGCCGGCATTGTGTACCGTTGCCACCGGATACGGAATATCGTCCTTAGTGAGAATAGGATTGTTGGGATATCTTTTAATTAATGTTTTCTTCATTTTTAGTGTTTTAATTATTGTTGTCCATTAAATTATGTCGTCCCTGCGGGTCTTGATTATTTCTCTCAACTTTTTCTCTACCCATATTTTGTCCCTAAAGAAACAGCTCCGTTAAAAGCTAAATTTAGGTAGAAAAAATTAGGAAACACCAATTTAACCAAGTCCCGCAGGGACGCAATTTATCAGACATTTAAGCATCAATCGTTTCATTTTACCAGACAACAATGTGTTATCTTATTCTTTAAGGTAGTAATCCTCTTGTGCTTTCAACACATTTAAATAGGAAATTAAATAGGCCAAAGTACTTTCAGCTCCCTGATTTTGGTTTACGCCATAGCTCTCAAGGCCATCAAAACAACCTTTTGTTTCATGGTTAAAGAGATTCATTCGCAAATCATTTTCTCCCAGGAACCATTTAAAGGATTTGAATAATTTACTTAAATATTTTTTGTCGTTCGAGATATTGTAGGCTTGTCGAAACATCAAAACCATCCCCATAGCATCGATAGGCTGCTGGGCAAATACAGATCGTTCACCATCTTTTTTAAACCATTTTTCGTTTCCAATAACAGATAAGTATCCATTACGCATGGTGTGATCCATTAAAAAATGCATCGAATCGAAAGCAACTTTTCTAACAGCATCTTCATTCAAAATCTCAGCTGCATGGAGCATTGCTAAGGGAAGTATGGCATTATCATAGGCCAATAGCTGTTCAAACCAATTCCAGTTATCATGTGAGTTTTGCTCATAATGCTCAACTAAAACATGGGTCAGCTTTCTCAGTCTTTCGATCATCACATCATCCGACATATTACTCCTTAAATAGTGACAAACGCCTGTTACTGTATTGGCAATGCTTCTAATGGATTTCAGCTTATCGAAAACCGGTGTGGCTTTATCGAAAATAAGTCTGCCAATTTGGTAATAAGAGTCGTTAGGTGAATTATCCAGCATATATCCAATTGCCCAAATCGTTCTTCCAAAAGAATCTTCCGATCCTACCTCGTCGAGGAATTGCCTGTTAAAGCTCATGAAGTTTCTAAAAGTGCCACCGGGATTTTGCATATAATGAATGTAACTCAGATAGATCGGGCACAACCTAAGGGCAGAAGTGTCTTTTTTAACTTTATAGGTCATCAGAGCCATCAGCAGCGCCCTGGAATTATCGTCAAGGCAATAGCCCTCTTTAAGGTTGGGTATTCCAAATTTCGCATGTTGAATTATGCCGGCATCATCGGTAAGACGCTTTACATGCTCAATAGAAAACGCTGGTAAAAGAGAAATATCGAAGGGGATAACCTCTTTCTTTTCAATTTTAATATCTTCATCAACTACTTTTTCAACTATGTCATTGTAGATGGAACCAATTTTTGGCCAGGTTATCTTTCTTCCGTGCTCTAAAGCTTTCTTGCGTATCGCAAGGCGCTTTTCGGGATTATCAAGCAGGTCTATTAAAATGTTTGACAACTCATCGGTATCGCCGAAATCAAAGAGAACACCTCTGCCGTGGCTCAATAGCTCAGTAGCATGCCAGTAGGGAGTTGAGACAACTGCAGAGCCTGTTCCCACGGCATAAGCGAGCGTTCCACTGGTTATCTGTGCCTCATTTAAATAGGGTGTAATGTAGATATCGGATGCATACAAATACTTAAAGAGCTCTTCTTGTGTTGCAAATTTGTTGAGCAAAACCACATTTTTCTCAAGTTTTAAGTCTTCGATGAGTTGGGTTAAGTAAAGACGATACTCCTCTCCCGAATGCCTGATTACGTTGGGATGGGTTTTACCCAAAACAATATATAAAACATCCGGATGCTTTTCGACTACCTTGGGCAGCGCTTGTATGGCAGTCTCAATACCCTTGTTTCGGCCAACAAAGCCAAATGTGAGCATGACCTTTTTCTTTTCGAGCTTAAACTCCTTCTTTACCTCCTCCTGAATATACCGGAAGTTGGGCACACCATGTTCTGCATAGGCAATCTTCTCTCTTGGGACTTCATAAATCTCAACAAGCATTTCTATTGCTTTGTAGCTCATAACCACTATCCGGTTGGCCATCTTACAAATCCGTTGCAGTATTTCTTTCTGGGCGAAAGAGGGAGATTGTATCACGGTGTGCAGTGTTACTATAAGCGGCACATCCAACTGGTGGAGCAAGGGCAAAATATACACCCCGTCCTTGCCACCAAAAACACCAAACTCATGCTGCAATATGCAACAATCGGCACCGCTCATGTTTATGTATTTTGCGGCAACCAGATAATCTTCCTGAAACTCTTGCCTAATGGAAAGCTTCACCTCTTCGGGATAGTTTAACTCCTCCTCAGAATCGTTGATGGCTATGATGAAACTCTTTTTATGGTGAGGTTCATCAATATCCGAAGCCACCATGGAATTGAAAAGATTTCTGGTAAAAGTCCCTATCCCACATTGGCGGGGAGGATATGTTGCAATATAAGCATTTTTCATACTTTATGTTTTAGTTCAAAAAACTAACGGGCTGTTCAACAAATGGTTCACTTGGCATTTACCCTGTTTCAAGAGTAGTTTCGCGTGTTTTTATTTACAATTAACCATTATGATTTCGTTCTAAAAAGTCAGCGTTCATCGAATTTAAATTCACTTACCGCTACCCTTCCGATAAATTTAAAGGATAAAGGCATTTGACTTTTTGAAATGGACTTAATCATATAAATCTTGGCCCGAATCGGAATAAGACTCATAAAATGAACGGATTATAGAAACATGTTTCGAAAAGGAGGGCTACGGGTGTTTGACTAATGTGCAGAATTACGCATCGCATCAAGAGCTTTTTTGTGTAGGATTACAACTTTTATGAAAAAGTAAAATCCCTACCAGTTTCAACCCGTAAGCCAAAGCTGGAAACTTTTGGCACATCGCCAGAAATGACATCAAACTGAACGAAAATGTTAACCAGTTAAATGGGTTCGACTAATTGGAGGAAGGTTCACAATAGATCCCCAATCAGGTGTACATATCTATCTTTTCGAATAAACGTTTTAGTTGAAGACCCACCAGATGAGTTTCTTAACCAAGTAAAAACTCCCGAAGGCCAATGCGTCTTCGGGAGCTTTTTTATTATAAATCAGTCACCTTGTGAATTCGGTCTAAACCTAAAACATTAGTCAGAAGGTTCGTTTGTTGGCCTGGCGGTATTCACCGGGTGACTTTTTCTAAACACCAGTCACCATTGGGAATTATCGCGGCTTTCTGCTGAATAATATTGGTAGTTTTGTAAAATGACAGCTAGAAATAAAAATCTGCAATCCATATTGGATAAATTGGGAATCCAGGAGCTCAATCAGATGCAGCAGGATGCGCACAAAGCCATCCGAACACATTCCGAGATAGTGCTTTTATCACCCACGGGAACGGGAAAAACCCTGGGTTTCCTCTTGCCCATTATTGCCGATCTCGATCCTGACTGCAAGGAAGTCCAGGTTTTGATTTTAGTCCCTTCACGCGAATTAGCCATCCAGATAGAGCAAGTTACACGTGAAATGGGAAGCGGTTTTAAAACCAATGCTGTGTATGGTGGAAGGGTCGGATCGAAGGATAAAATTGATCTGGCGCACCCTCCGGCTATTTTAATTGGAACTCCGGGTAGAATTGCCGATCACATGCGGCGACAAACCGTTTCGACGAAAAGAATAAAAACTTTGGTGTTGGATGAGTTTGATAAATCCCTGGAAGTGGGCTTTGAAAAAGAGATGATGGAAATCGTTGAAGCCTTACCAGCTGTCGAAAAAAAGATCCTCACCTCTGCTACCCAAAACATTGAAATACCTGAATTTGTCGGGATCAAAAATGCCGAAAGGTTGGATTACCTGCATGAGGCTCCAAAACTACTCACCATCAAAACCATTATTTCTCCATCAAAAGATAAGTTGAATACCCTTGTGAAATTGCTGGCATTCGTTGGTGATGCAAGCGGAATTGTATTTTGTAATTTCAAGGAAACCATTCAATATGTGAGCGACTTTCTCAACGAAAATCACATCCCCCATGCTTGTTTTTATGGCGGGCTTGAGCAAATTGATCGCGAACGCGCATTGATAAAATTCAGAAACGGCACCCATCGTTTATTGGTCGCCACCGATCTGGCTGCCCGGGGCATCGATGTCCCCGAAATGGATTTCATCATCCATTATCAGCTTCCACCAAAGGAGCGTGAATTTATACACCGCAACGGACGAACAGCAAGGATGCACAGCAATGGCACCGCCTACGTTTTGAAATGGGAAAATGAAGATCTACCTGATTTCATCAAAGGATCGGAAGAGCAAGAAATTAAAGCCATATATGCACCGGTTAAAAGTAAATGGGCAACGCTTTTCGTTTCGGGTGGTAAGAAGGATAAGATTTCCAAAGGCGACATTGCTGGATTGTTTTTCAAGCTGGGAAATCTTGACAAGGACGAACTGGGAACCATCGAATTAAAACAGGATTGTGCTTTCGTAGCGGTACCTGCCACAAAATCGGCTGAATTGATTAAACAGTTAAACAACAGCAAACTTAAAAAGAAAAAGGTGCGGGTAAGTTTGCTGGAATAAAACGAATAGAATTATTGGTCAAGTGGCTGACATCGAATCGTCAAAAATAAACCCATCAGGAGTCACCCGGTGAATGCTGTTTGAGATTGAAACGTTCCTTTGAGAGGCAGAGCTTCTATTTGAAGTTATTCACGGAGTGACTTTTCACAAACACCAGTCACACCGTGAATTCTGCTTGAGCATAAAACGCTATTTTCGGGGAGCAGAACTTCTGCCTTGGGTTATTCACGGCGTGACTTTTACCAGCATTTCGCAGTCACACCGGGAATTTTGTCTGAGATCGAAACGCTCTTTTTGAAAGGCAGAGCTTCTGTTTGGAGTTATTCACGGCGTGACTTTCACGAGTGTTTTGCAGTCACACCGTGAATTCTGCTTGAGCATAAAACGCTCTTTTCGGGGAGCAGAACTTCTGCCTTGGGTTATTCACGGCGTGACTTTTACCAGCATTTTGCAGTCACACCGTGAATTTTGTCTGAGATTGAAACGCTCTTTTCGGGAAGCAGAGCTTCTGTCTTGGGTTATTCACGGCGTGACTTGTCGCCCAGATACATCAACATATTTTGCAGCAAGCGTCTTATTCACGAGCTTTCCCTGCCTCAAGCCTGCATAATCTCTTGCCGAAGAGTATTCCCAGTCTGTACTTCGTTTCACCAACCCTGCTCTTACAGGATTTTGATGGATGTAATCGAAACATATTTGCGGGTATTGCATTTCAGGAATGGTAATGTTCATTTGTGTAATTCCATCTTGTATAAAAAAAGATGGTGCTATTCCTTTCGGACAATTTATACATTCTGCTTTTGTTTTTTCGCGAAATAATTTTCCGCTTAGGCCATTTTGAATATTGAAAGCACGGGTGTAAGAACGCAGCATAATCCCAATGGAGTCATTAAGTGATCGTGGCTTTTGTCTGTTTTTATCTTGAACAGCCTCTTTTATGCTTGAACATTCTATTTCTACCTTATTCACTAACACCATAAAATGAAAGTGATTGGGCATTAAACACCATGCAAGAAGGTCAGCATAGGGGCTGATAAATGTTTTGACCTTTTTCAGAAAGTAAAAATAGTTGTCCTGATTTAAAAAAACCTTACACCTGTTGTTGCCCTGATTGTAAATGTGGTAGAGGTATCCTGTTTCAAAAATCATAGTATTTTTTGGGGTTAAAGATAGAATGTTTTTATCAGTCACAAGTATTTTGCAGTCACACCGTGAATTCTGTCTGAGATTGAAGCGCTCTTTTCGGGAATCAGAGCTGCTATTTGAAGTTATTCACGGAGTGACTTTTCACAAACACCAGTCACACCGTGAATTCTGCTTGAGCATAAAATGCTCTTTTCGGGGAGCAGAACTTCTGCCTTGGGTTATTCACGGCGTGACTTTTACCAGCATTTCGCAGTCACACCGTGAATTTTGTCTGGGATCGAAACATTCTTTTGGAAAGCAGAACTTCTGCCTTGGGTTATTCACGGCGTGACTTTCACCGAAACTTTATCAGTCACACCGTGAATTCTGCCTGAGATCGAAACGCTCTGTTAGGAAGCAGAGCTTCTGTCTTGGGTTATTCACGGCGTGACTTTCACCGAAACTTTAACAGTCACACCGTGAATTTTGTCTGAGATCGAAACACCTATTCAAAATCCTTTTTAACTTTGGGCGATTTTTTAGAATCAATCATTTTGGGAATGAGTAGCAAACCGTCATGGGCATGGCAAAAAACCGATTCAACGGGTAAATAACTATGACCTTGAGAAAAAAGTCGTAATTTTGAAACTGAATTTAAACACAAAAAGTGATGCAAACTATACAGATAAAGATAAGCAATAGCGACTTTCAAAAGTATAACTTAGGAAATAGGGAAATCAAATTTACGGATTTGGTGGATTTGATTAGTAAAGAATATGCTCGAAAAGCACTCTTGGAATGCAATGAAATTGCAGGAAAAGAAGGGCTTTCACAAATGACAATGGATGAAATAAACGCTGAAATAAAGGCTGTAAGAGATGCGAAAACTCATTCTTGATACAAACATTATTGTCTCAGCTCTGATTTCAAACTCTATCCCGACAAAAATTTTATATGAATTGGTGTTAACCCAAAAGGTAAAAACTTGTCTTTCAGAAGAAATATTCGCAGAGTATGTGGAAGTGATGAATAGGGAAAAATTCACCAAATACACCAACTTCAAGTTAAAAACGGATATTGTGTTAAACAAGCTTCGTGAAATATCAAAATTTTACAAAACAGACCGAAAGATTGAAATTTTAACTGATACAAGTGATAACAAATTTTTGGAGCTGGCTGCCGTAAGTTCAGCAGACTATTTAATCACGGGGAACATACTTGATTTTCATCTAACAGAATTTGAATACACCAGGATAATGACACCGAGAGAATACTGGGATTACTTTGACCCGAAAAAATAGCTAACAATAATTCCAGTAGAACATGACCCTAAAGCAGCTCAAACCCCGCAAGGCACTCAATAAAGCGTTTCTGAAATTAAAGCCTAACCGCGCCGATATCGATACGTTTAAGAAACATCTTATCCAACTGCTCGACAGGATGAACGAACGGGAGTCGGAGGAGTTTCATAAAAATCTGGTCTCCGATTTTCTCAAAGAGACCTACTACAAAGAGCGTCATTTTATTAATACAAAAGGCCGAAACGACCTGGTGATCCACAACACCAACAGCGCCACCGGCAGCGTGGGTGTGATAATAGAAGCCAAAAAGCCAACCAACTATTCGGAGATGCTCACCCCGGCCAACATCAACGTAAAAGCGTTTCAGGAGTTGGTGCTTTACTATATGCGCGAAAGATTTGACGAAAATAATCTGGAGATCCGCTACCTCATTGCCACCAACATCAACGAATGGTTCGTTTTTGATGCCAACCTTTTCGAGAAGTGTTTTGCACAAAACAAAGATTTCGTAAAGCAATTCAACGATTTTACCGCTGGCCGCCTTGCCGGGAAAACTACCGATTTTTTCTATACAGAAATAGCAAAGCCTTTTATCGAGCGCCTTGCCTGCGAAATAGAATACACCTGGTTCGACATTCGGGAGTACGAAGAACCCTTGCGCAACTCCGACCCCGCCGACGACAACAAACTCATCGCGCTCTACAAACTGCTTTCGCCCGAGCACCTGCTGAAGCTCCCTTTCGCCAACGACAGCAACACGCTCGACAAACGTTTTTACGGCGAGATGCTCCACATCATCGGGCTAACCGAAACCAAAGAGGGCAGCAAAAAGATCATCGAACGGAGCCGGGAGGGACAGCGCAACGCCGGCTCGCTGCTTGAAAACGCCATCATGGAAATCGACAGCCTCGACAAAATTATCCGTCTGGAAAAGCCCGCCCAGTTTGGCGCTACTATGCCCGAAAGGCTTTTCAACGTGGCGCTGGAGCTGTGCATCACGTGGATGAACCGCATCCTTTTCCTGAAACTCCTCGAGGCGCAGCTCATCACTTACCACCGGGGCGACAAGTCGTACAGCTTCCTGAATCTGGATAGAATCCAAAACTACGACGATCTCAACAGCCTTTTCTTCAAGGTGCTGGCAAGGAAGTTTGAAGATAGAAACAGCGCCATAAGCGCCGCATTCAGCAAAGTCCCCTACCTCAACAGCTCCCTTTTCGAACCCACCGAACTGGAGCACACCACGCTATTTATCAGCAACCTGGCCGACGACCGCCAACTGCCCATCTATGGCGCAACCGTGCTCAAAGACCAGCAGGGCAAACGCAGAACCGGTACGCTCTCCACGCTCGAATATCTGTTCGCGTTTTTGAGCGCCTACGACTTTGCCAGCGAAGGCTCCGAAGAGATTCAGGAGGACAACAAAACGCTCATCAACGCCTCCGTTCTCGGGCTTATTTTCGAAAAGATAAACGGCTACAAAGACGGCTCGTTCTTCACGCCCGGTTTCATCACCATGTACATGTGCCACGAAACCATACGCAGGGCGGTGGTGCAGAAATTCAACGAGGCCAAGGGCTGGAGCTGCCAAACGATTACCGAAGTTTACAACAGGATCGACAACACCGACGAGGCCAACCAGATTGTAAACAGCCTCAAAATTTGCGACCCGGCCGTTGGCTCCGGCCACTTCCTGGTTTCAGCGCTCAACGAGATCATCGCCGTAAAGAACGATTTGAAAATATTGCAAAACCGCGATGGCAAACGGCTCAAAGAGTACCATGTAGAAGTGGAAAACGACGAGCTGATTGTAACCGACGAGGAGGGCGTCATCTTTGAGTACAATCCCAAAAGCCCCGAGAGCCAGCGGGTGCAGGAAACGCTCTTCCACGAGAAACAAACCATCATCGAGAACTGCCTCTTCGGCGTGGACATAAATCCCAACTCCGTAAAAATATGCCGCCTGCGCCTGTGGATAGAACTGCTCAAAAACGCCTACTACAAAAACCCGACGGAGCTTGAAACCCTGCCCAACATCGACATCAACATAAAGTGCGGCAACTCGCTCATCAGCCGCTTTGCCATCGACGCCGACCTGGGGCAGGCGCTCAAAAAGAGCAAATGGACCATCGACAGCTACCGCCTGGCCGTGGCCACCTACCGAAACGCCGAAAACAAGGAACAGAAACGTGAGATGCGGCGGCTCATTGCCGACATCAAGAGCGACTTCCGCAGCGAGATAGCCCGCAACGACCCGAAGCTAAAACGGCTGCAAAAGATCAACGGCGAACTTTTTGGGCTCACCAACCAAACCACCCTTTTTGAGCAGAGCAAAAAGGAAAAGGAGGCGTGGAACAAAAAGGTAAACAAGCTGGCGGATGCGATAAAAAAGCTGGAAGCCGAAATAGAAGCAATCAAAAACAACAAAATCTACGAACACTCCTTCGAGTGGCGGTTTGAATTTCCGGAGGTGCTGAACGAGGCGGGGGATTTTACGGGGTTTGACGTGGTGATTGGCAATCCACCGTATGTGTTTGCAAGAGAAAATTTTGATGAGCAGTATAAGAAATATTATTACGAAAACTTTAAAGGCATTGACTATCAGATAAATCTTTATGTGCTTTTTGTAGAACTCACTTTAAACATTCTTCAATTTAAAGGACATTATAGTTTGATTGTTCCAAATTCACTTCTAATGGTTGGTTCAACATCAAAAATCAGAAAACTGATTTTTGAAAAAGGTTGTATTGCTGAAATTGTCAACTTTTTAGGTGAGTCATTTGAGGGAGTTAGCGTTGAAACTGTTGCGTTTTTTGGAGCAAAAGGAATTACAGAAGAGAACATTAATGTGTCTATTGGAGAACAAGGTCAGATTAAATTTTCTCATCATAAGAAAACGAATACAGTTTTGAAATCCCCTGATTTAACTTTAAACGTTTTTTCAAATGACAGTGCTGACGAACTACTCTTGAAAATTAAAACGAATACAAATATTCTTGACAACTTGGTTGAAATTAAAGCAGGGTTGCAAGCCTATGAAGTAGGAAAAGGGAATCCGAAACAAACAAGAGATGATGTAACAAACAGAATTTACGATTTCGATTACAAAGTTGATGAAAAAACATTTCCATACATAGAGGGAAAAGATGTTCAAAGGTATTATCAAGGGGAACATTCTTCATTCTTAAGATATGGAGATAATCTTGCCGCTTCCAGAAATTTCGAGATTTTTAGTAGCCCTAAAATAATTATAAGAGAGATTACAAGTCAGCACCCACATTCCATCATTTCTTGCTATTCAGAAGATATTGTCTTGTTCAATAGAAGCAATATTGCCATTAATCGAAAGGTAAACTCGAGCATAGAATTAAAGTATATTCTAGCCTTAATCAACTCTACTTTAATGTCATACTATTTTCAAATAAACACAGCCAAGGCTGTTAGGAAATTATTTCCTAAAATAATTCTTACAGACCTAAGGCAGTTTCCAATTAAGGTTATTTCAAAAAAGGAACAAAGTCCAATTATTAACCTTGTAAATAGTATTCAAAATATCAAAAAGCAAAATCCTCAAGCAAGCACTTTTGACCTTGAAACCCAAATCGACCAATTGGTCTACCAACTGTATGATTTAACCGAAGAAGAGATAAAAATTGTGGAGGAGAGCGTATCATGAAAATGGGTCGGAAAAATTAAAAATCAAGACATGGCAAAATCACTGTAATAGATACAGAAATCACAATAATCCGGGTAGCGGAAAAGGATTACATCTCGCTTACCGACATGGCCAATGCAAAAGAGAGCGTAAGCCGGGCTGCCGACATTATCAAGAACTGGCTAAGAAATCGGTATACCCTTGAGTTTTTGGGTACCTGGGAGCAAATCAACAACCCAGAGTTTAAAGTGGTCGAATTCGACCACTTTAAATCCCAGGCTGGCCTACCAGGTTTTGTTTTGAGTGCTTCGGAATGGATAAATTAATAAACCAGCGTATCATGAAAATTGACCAAAAAAAATGTTTTGCATCTAACCTTGAGAAAGAAGACTATTGTGAGCAAAGGTTAAATTTGAAGTAACATAAAAAATATTTAAAAAAACAAGACATGGCAAAGCTTACTATTAAGGACACCGAGATAAACATCCTAAAAATCAATGAAACCGATTACATTTCATTAACTGATATGCTGAGAGCAAAAGACGGTAGTTTTTTTATTGCCGATTGGCTTAGAAACAGGAATACACTCGAGTATCTTGGGATTTGGGAAAACTTGTACAATCCTGAGTTTAATTATGGCGAATTCGCCACAATTAGAAATCAAGCCGGATTGAATAGTTTTAAAATCAGCGTTAAAGAGTTTGTGGAAAAAACAAAAGCTATTAGTTTACAGTCCAAAGCCGGCAGATATGGCGGCACTTATGCTCATAAGGATATTGCATTTGAATTTGGAATGTGGATAAGTCCCGAATTTAAAATCTATTTGGTTAGGGAATTTCAGCGGCTCAAAGAAGAAGAGCAAAAGCAACTGGGATGGAGCGCTAAACGGGAATTGGCGAAAATCAATTACCATATTCACACGGATGCTATTAAGCAAAACCTGCTGCCTGCCGAACTCACTGCACAACAAACATCGATAGTTTACGCCAGCGAAGCCGATGTGTTGAATATTGCACTTTTTGGAAAAACAGCCAAACAATGGCGCGATGCCAATCCTGAATTAAAAGGAAACCTCCGCGACTATTCGTCAATCAACGAGCTGATCTGCTTGTCGAATATGGAAAACATAAATGCGGTACTCATCAATGATGGAATCTCTCAAAAAGACCGATTAATCCGGCTCAACAAAATTGCAATTCAACAAATGAAAATTCTTGCAAGTGTGGGTAACAAGAAATTCTTGAAATAATAAACTAAACCAACATATCATGAAAATGGACAAAAAAAATGTTTTGCATCTAACCTTACGCAAGGAGCCTTTCGACGACATCAGGAGTGGCGAGAAAACCGCTGAATACCGCGAATACAAAAGCCACTGGATAAAGCGCCTGATGAATGATGATGGCAGTTTTAAAACCTACGACCTGATATTTTTCAAAAATGGCTACCAATCCGCCGCACCCCAAATGCTTGTTGAGTTTAAAGGAATCAAAATCATTAATGATTCGGATTGGGGAAAAATGTTTGAAATAAAACTGGGGAAAGTTGTGGGGGAAGAGAATATTCGTGGATGAGGGAAGGAGGTGGCAGGGAGTTGTTAATAAAAAAAGAAGGCGGAGATGGCTTCGCCAAACAAAATCCTGATTACTTTTGGTGA contains:
- a CDS encoding KilA-N domain-containing protein, whose amino-acid sequence is MAKLTIKDTEINILKINETDYISLTDMLRAKDGSFFIADWLRNRNTLEYLGIWENLYNPEFNYGEFATIRNQAGLNSFKISVKEFVEKTKAISLQSKAGRYGGTYAHKDIAFEFGMWISPEFKIYLVREFQRLKEEEQKQLGWSAKRELAKINYHIHTDAIKQNLLPAELTAQQTSIVYASEADVLNIALFGKTAKQWRDANPELKGNLRDYSSINELICLSNMENINAVLINDGISQKDRLIRLNKIAIQQMKILASVGNKKFLK
- a CDS encoding ASCH domain-containing protein, whose amino-acid sequence is MKMDKKNVLHLTLRKEPFDDIRSGEKTAEYREYKSHWIKRLMNDDGSFKTYDLIFFKNGYQSAAPQMLVEFKGIKIINDSDWGKMFEIKLGKVVGEENIRG
- a CDS encoding TaqI-like C-terminal specificity domain-containing protein codes for the protein MTLKQLKPRKALNKAFLKLKPNRADIDTFKKHLIQLLDRMNERESEEFHKNLVSDFLKETYYKERHFINTKGRNDLVIHNTNSATGSVGVIIEAKKPTNYSEMLTPANINVKAFQELVLYYMRERFDENNLEIRYLIATNINEWFVFDANLFEKCFAQNKDFVKQFNDFTAGRLAGKTTDFFYTEIAKPFIERLACEIEYTWFDIREYEEPLRNSDPADDNKLIALYKLLSPEHLLKLPFANDSNTLDKRFYGEMLHIIGLTETKEGSKKIIERSREGQRNAGSLLENAIMEIDSLDKIIRLEKPAQFGATMPERLFNVALELCITWMNRILFLKLLEAQLITYHRGDKSYSFLNLDRIQNYDDLNSLFFKVLARKFEDRNSAISAAFSKVPYLNSSLFEPTELEHTTLFISNLADDRQLPIYGATVLKDQQGKRRTGTLSTLEYLFAFLSAYDFASEGSEEIQEDNKTLINASVLGLIFEKINGYKDGSFFTPGFITMYMCHETIRRAVVQKFNEAKGWSCQTITEVYNRIDNTDEANQIVNSLKICDPAVGSGHFLVSALNEIIAVKNDLKILQNRDGKRLKEYHVEVENDELIVTDEEGVIFEYNPKSPESQRVQETLFHEKQTIIENCLFGVDINPNSVKICRLRLWIELLKNAYYKNPTELETLPNIDINIKCGNSLISRFAIDADLGQALKKSKWTIDSYRLAVATYRNAENKEQKREMRRLIADIKSDFRSEIARNDPKLKRLQKINGELFGLTNQTTLFEQSKKEKEAWNKKVNKLADAIKKLEAEIEAIKNNKIYEHSFEWRFEFPEVLNEAGDFTGFDVVIGNPPYVFARENFDEQYKKYYYENFKGIDYQINLYVLFVELTLNILQFKGHYSLIVPNSLLMVGSTSKIRKLIFEKGCIAEIVNFLGESFEGVSVETVAFFGAKGITEENINVSIGEQGQIKFSHHKKTNTVLKSPDLTLNVFSNDSADELLLKIKTNTNILDNLVEIKAGLQAYEVGKGNPKQTRDDVTNRIYDFDYKVDEKTFPYIEGKDVQRYYQGEHSSFLRYGDNLAASRNFEIFSSPKIIIREITSQHPHSIISCYSEDIVLFNRSNIAINRKVNSSIELKYILALINSTLMSYYFQINTAKAVRKLFPKIILTDLRQFPIKVISKKEQSPIINLVNSIQNIKKQNPQASTFDLETQIDQLVYQLYDLTEEEIKIVEESVS
- a CDS encoding KilA-N domain-containing protein; translation: MIRVAEKDYISLTDMANAKESVSRAADIIKNWLRNRYTLEFLGTWEQINNPEFKVVEFDHFKSQAGLPGFVLSASEWIN